In Haematobia irritans isolate KBUSLIRL chromosome 1, ASM5000362v1, whole genome shotgun sequence, a genomic segment contains:
- the LOC142232291 gene encoding uncharacterized protein LOC142232291, with amino-acid sequence MALPSISTENAATMRKISDGANEIIRGLDAIGKDERDWWLIYLLLSKLDPESKSKWIRESRDNPLPTINDFFEFLDNRCEEVELCAKKQAHQSKHSHSGKSQGNHTKCLVSTKAKPSCLLCKCPDHSIFTCPTFLQKDINERRHFVKESALCYNCLRQGHAVSNCASKGRCKQCHRRHHSLLHLPSNEHEPTYLPGQVSESSPPESPSSSNNTASANIQWSTTANIACPISLPSLPSSSKHCTSDKEFVMPTASIYVRDRFGKFITCRALLDTASKLSFITESCAQRLGLQRYPSKIIVNGISSIKAETTRGLCQIFVRSRISEQSINAKVHVLPKITTSLPGYSFENKIKNQLMDLPLADPTYNISSQIDILFGLEHIWNIFTFNKRIDSQGNTIAISTIFGWVVTCAETEQIYNQTTTLVTTVDIDRCLRSFWELEETELHTKADPDDIFVETHFQTTHSRASDGKYVVQLPFKNENPIFGNTLNGALSRFYAVERRLQRNPAIRDKYIGFMRDYEKLGHMRKLKPHEINVTDGRVFYLPHHPVLGEKIRVVFDGSFQDSNGISLNNNLHIGPSIQRDLFAVCLRFRFHRYVFSADIVKMFRQIWISEHHKNYQRIVWRESPLHEVQHYILCTVTYGTSCAPYLSVRVLEQLAYDYKSKFPIASKVVMEDFYVDDVITGAQTEEEIVFIRDNLVNLLAQAGLELRKWVSNCVSISDSTQDQLFFAAPEKDVKKVLGIFWRPSSDQLGYHIELNKNPVATKRQVLSDVSRIFDPMGLLSPVVIQFKILLRELWSHKLSWDEPLPENLTRQWTTFRQDLISIQDFTLPRYILNDVTKLELHGFSDASIHAYSAAVYCRSVDDTGHTHVKLIAAKTRVAPIKQKSLPCLELCGALILSRLLKRIKEALPHKSIDIRAWCDSTIVLCWLSQPPIKLKTFEANRTSEILEILPHPDALSAFKLSSKVLVSTVNDYNPLHELVHRISKWNKLIRVVAYIFKFINATRYPHQIKSPNISFNNFKHAELILTKYAQDAFSEERTLLQSKRLVSTTSSLAKLHPFIDGSGLLRVGGRLRNSELDNASKYPIILPKCSRITKLILQNLHEKNLHPGVSALFVIARQTYWIIGARNLIRNLTHNCLKCFRQRQINTQQLMADLPSIRVRQAFPFENTGCDYAGPIILKQYSGRNAKKSKGYICLFVCLVTFAIHLELATDLSTDCFIAALKRFISRRGKCKKIFSDNGRNFLGASRELNEMHKVILSQTHNEIVSASLAEDGIQWTFIPPFAPHWGGMWESAVRSVKLHLKRVIGNTELTFEQMHTLLAQVEAVVNSRPLGTVPDTDCEYLSPAHFLIGRPSTTVPEGDLVNLTPNRLGYWQHVQNMFQGFWRRWHQEYLTSLQQRPKWNRPQPNLAVGDVLVVKEKNLPPSKFLLAKVIETYPGIDGNVRAVKLKTQCGEMTRPISTLVKLPII; translated from the exons ATGGCCCTACCATCAATATCGACGGAAAATGCTGCAACCATGAGAAAAATATCTGACGGGGCAAATGAAATAATTCGTGGTCTTGATGCTATAGGTAAAGATGAAAGAGATTGGTGGTTAATCTATTTATTGTTATCTAAACTTGATCCTGAATCAAAGAGCAAGTGGATTCGTGAGAGTCGAGATAATCCACTTCCTACCATTAACGATTTTTTTGAATTCTTAGACAATCGCTGCGAAGAGGTTGAATTGTGTGCAAAGAAACAGGCCCATCAATCCAAGCACAGTCATTCAGGCAAGTCACAAGGTAACCATACAAAATGTCTGGTGAGTACTAAAGCAAAACCTAGCTGTTTATTGTGCAAGTGTCCCGACCATTCAATCTTTACATGTCCCACATTTCTGCAAAAAGATATTAATGAGCGCCGTCACTTCGTAAAAGAATCTGCACTATGTTATAATTGTCTCAGACAGGGTCATGCGGTTTCCAACTGTGCATCAAAAGGTAGATGCAAGCAATGTCATCGAAGACATCATTCACTCCTACATCTTCCGAGTAATGAACATGAACCTACATATTTACCCGGTCAAGTTTCGGAGTCTTCACCCCCTGAATCACCGTCTTCTTCTAATAATACAGCTAGTGCCAATATTCAGTGGTCCACTACCGCTAACATTGCATGTCCCATTTCGTTACCTTCACTTCCATCTAGTAGTAAACATTGTACGTCAGACAAAGAATTTGTCATGCCCACTGCTTCTATTTATGTCAGAGATCGCTTTGGAAAGTTTATAACATGTCGAGCTTTATTAGATACCGCTTCAAAGctgtcttttatcactgagagtTGTGCTCAACGTCTAGGCCTTCAAAGATATCCctcaaaaataattgtaaatggTATTTCATCAATTAAAGCCGAGACAACTCGGGGTTTATGTCAAATATTCGTACGTTCACGCATCTCTGAGCAATCGATTAACGCCAAGGTACATGTTCTGCCTAAAATAACTACATCTCTTCCTGGCTACAGCTTTGAAAATAAGATCAAAAATCAACTTATGGATTTGCCTCTTGCTGACCCCACATACAACATTTCGTCAcagattgatattttatttggcCTAGAACATATTTGGAACATTTTCACATTCAACAAACGTATTGATTCACAGGGCAATACTATtgcaatttcaacaatttttggatgggttgTAACTTGTGCTGAGACAGAGCAAATTTACAACCAAACTACTACACTTGTTACCACCGTGGATATTGATCGTTGCCTTCGAAGCTTTTGGGAACTAGAAGAAACTGAACTCCATACTAAAGCCGATCCAGATGACATTTTTGTAGAGACGCACTTTCAAACCACTCACTCGCGTGCAAGTGATGGTAAGTACGTAGTTCAGTTGccttttaaaaatgaaaacccAATATTTGGAAATACACTAAATGGTGCGCTATCTCGATTCTATGCTGTCGAAAGAAGGCTTCAACGAAATCCAGCAATTCGAGATAAGTATATTGGTTTTATGCGAGATTATGAAAAATTGGGACATATGCGTAAACTCAAACCTCATGAGATTAATGTTACTGATGGTAGAGTTTTTTATCTACCCCATCATCCAGTCTTGGGAGAAAAAATTAGAGTCGTGTTTGATGGCTCATTTCAAGATTCCAACGGTATATCGCTTAATAATAACTTGCACATTGGGCCAAGTATACAACGGGACTTATTTGCTGTTTGTTTGAGATTTCGTTTCCACAGGTATGTTTTCTCAGCcgacatagtaaaaatgttcagACAAATATGGATATCTGAACATCACAAAAATTATCAACGTATTGTATGGAGAGAGTCGCCGTTACACGAGGTACAACATTACATTTTATGCACGGTTACATATGGCACATCTTGTGCGCCATATCTTTCAGTACGAGTGTTGGAGCAGTTAGCCTATGATTATAAATCCAAGTTCCCCATTGCATCGAAGGTGGTAATGGAGGACTTTTATGTAGATGATGTTATTACCGGGGCACAAACGGAAGAAGAAATCGTTTTCATACGTGACAATTTGGTAAATCTACTAGCCCAAGCAGGCCTGGAACTAAGGAAATGGGTTTCAAATTGCGTGAGTATATCAGATAGTACACAAGATCAATTGTTTTTTGCAGCTCCCGAAAAGGATGTAAAAAAGGTGCTCGGTATTTTTTGGAGACCATCGTCAGATCAACTGGGGTATCATATAGAACTCAACAAAAATCCAGTCGCAACAAAAAGGCAGGTACTATCTGATGTATCACGTATATTTGATCCCATGGGTTTATTATCTCCTGTggtaatacaatttaaaattctacTAAGAGAACTATGGTCACACAAGCTATCGTGGGATGAACCACTTCCTGAAAATCTTACACGTCAATGGACTACATTTcgacaagatttaatttctattcaaGATTTTACACTTCCACGATACATTTTGAATGATGTTACAAAATTGGAGCTGCATGGTTTCTCGGATGCTTCCATACACGCATACTCTGCCGCAGTTTATTGTCGATCCGTAGACGACACTGGTCATACTCATGTCAAACTCATTGCTGCTAAAACAAGGGTAGCTCCCATCAAACAAAAATCGTTGCCGTGTCTTGAATTATGCGGAGCTCTTATTTTATCTCGTCTACTCAAAAGAATAAAAGAAGCCTTGCCACACAAATCAATTGATATACGAGCTTGGTGTGATTCAACAATTGTTTTGTGTTGGCTATCTCAACCACCCATTAAGTTAAAGACATTCGAAGCCAACAGAACAtcagaaatattggaaatattgccTC ATCCTGACGCCCTTTCTGCCTTTAAACTTTCTTCAAAAGTTCTGGTCTCAACAGTGAATGACTATAATCCACTACATGAATTGGTACACCGCATTTCGAAATGGAATAAACTCATACGTGTCGTAGCCTACATCTTCAAGTTCATCAATGCCACTAGATATCCACACCAAATAAAATCGCCGAATATTTCGTTCAACAACTTTAAACACGCCGAACTGATTCTGACAAAGTATGCCCAAGATGCCTTTAGCGAAGAGCGCACGCTATTACAAAGTAAACGCCTAGTAAGTACAACATCTTCATTAGCAAAACTACACCCCTTCATAGACGGCAGCGGCTTGTTACGGGTAGGTGGGCGCCTACGTAACTCAGAACTAGACAATGCTTCAAAATATCCAATAATCTTGCCAAAATGTAGCCGAATAACCAAATTGATTTTACAAAACCTTCATGAGAAAAATCTGCATCCCGGAGTATCGGCCTTATTTGTTATTGCCCGTCAAACCTATTGGATTATTGGTGCAAGAAATCTGATTCGAAATCTGACTCATAATTGCCTCAAATGTTTTCGACAACGACAAATTAATACACAACAGTTAATGGCAGATTTACCATCCATCCGGGTACGTCAAGCGTTTCCCTTTGAAAATACTGGTTGCGACTATGCAGGCCcaataattttaaaacaatactCAGGACGAAATGCAAAGAAATCTAAAGGGTATATCTGTTTATTTGTATGCCTAGTCACCTTCGCCATACATTTGGAACTCGCCACTGATTTAAGCACCGATTGTTTTATTGCCGCTTTAAAAAGATTTATATCGCGAAgaggaaaatgtaaaaaaatctttagtgacaatggaagaaattttcttgGGGCATCTCGAGAATTAAACGAGATGCACAAAGTAATTTTGTCGCAAACTCATAACGAAATTGTCTCCGCATCTTTAGCCGAAGACGGTATACAATGGACGTTTATTCCTCCATTTGCACCCCACTGGGGTGGAATGTGGGAGTCGGCGGTTCGATCGGTTAAGTTGCATCTTAAACGAGTTATTGGAAATACAGAATTAACATTCGAGCAGATGCACACTCTATTGGCTCAGGTGGAAGCCGTAGTTAATTCAAGACCCCTAGGCACTGTTCCAGATACAGATTGCGAATACCTTTCGCCGGCTCATTTTCTTATTGGCAGGCCTTCTACAACTGTTCCCGAAGGAGATCTGGTCAACCTCACACCAAACAGACTTGGATATTGGCAGCATGtacaaaatatgtttcaagGTTTCTGGCGACGTTGGCATCAAGAATATTTAACTTCTCTGCAACAGCGACCAAAATGGAATAGACCTCAACCAAATCTAGCAGTTGGAGATGTTCTTGTAGTCAAAGAAAAGAATTTACCTCCCTCCAAATTTCTACTGGCAAAAGTGATCGAAACATATCCCGGTATAGATGGCAATGTAAGAGCTGTAAAACTTAAAACGCAATGCGGAGAAATGACACGTCCTATTTCTACCTTGGTAAAACTTCCCATAATCTGA
- the LOC142232296 gene encoding uncharacterized protein LOC142232296, which yields MPNGEEITQPSPSLEELKQRRASSKGSMTRIKNVVEGKNILSHTELECRLGIIESYYKQASYYQNQIERLSPLDDGRADIDELYITIKTKILDLIGSGRRHSVTEQSFSVPQHSSSRLPNLKLPKFDGKYLEYKNFINTFNNLVHKDPNIPVTEKFNHLLSCLSGEALSTIKAFQVTDENYQSALDRLKERYDNDTLIFLENVTSMFEISKSSKPVPKQLRNIVDTISALYSSLKSLGSYEQICDAFIIHLAMSKVDPETKQKWDEFIDYSKLPSWTDCCSMLDRRCQQLDAQCRRTSKQQNPSTSSNYSHNNQPSKQHSLLAKNMTQEIILFGNILCRE from the coding sequence atgccAAACGGTGAAGAAATAACACAGCCAAGCCCATCGCTTGAAGAATTAAAACAGCGTCGTGCCTCATCGAAAGGTAGTATGACCcgaatcaaaaatgttgtcgaaggaaaaaatatattgtctCATACTGAGTTAGAATGTCGATTAGGCATTATTGAGTCATACTACAAACAGGCTTCGTATTATCAGAACCAAATTGAAAGGCTGTCTCCTCTAGACGATGGTAGGGCTGATATAGATGAACTTTACATCACTATTAAgaccaaaattttagatctgaTTGGTAGTGGTAGACGGCATAGTGTTACTGAACAATCTTTTTCTGTCCCTCAACACTCATCAAGTCGTCTTCCTAACTTGAAACTTCCCAAGTTTGATGGAAAGTATTtagaatacaaaaattttataaatacttTCAACAATTTAGTCCATAAGGACCCAAATATTCCAGTGACGGAAAAATTCAACCATTTACTTTCGTGTCTCAGTGGTGAGGCCTTATCAACAATTAAAGCGTTTCAAGTCACAGATGAAAACTATCAGAGTGCCCTCGACAGACTCAAAGAGAGGTACGATAATGACACActgatatttttggaaaacgtaACATCAATGTTTGAAATTTCTAAATCAAGTAAACCTGTCCCAAAGCAATTAAGAAATATTGTAGACACTATATCAGCCCTTTATAGTTCTCTGAAATCACTTGGCTCATATGAACAAATTTGTGACGCATTCATAATTCATTTGGCAATGAGCAAAGTTGACCCTGAAACAAAACAGAAATGGGATGAGTTTATTGATTACTCGAAATTACCTTCGTGGACTGATTGCTGCTCTATGTTGGACAGACGTTGTCAACAACTCGATGCACAGTGCCGAAGAACATCTAAACAACAAAACCCATCTACCTCAtcgaattattcacataataatCAACCATCGAAGCAACACTCATTGCTGGCGAAAAATATGACTCAAGAAATAATATTATTCGGTAATATTTTGTGCCGCGAATAA
- the LOC142232306 gene encoding uncharacterized protein LOC142232306, whose amino-acid sequence MPNGEEITQPSPSLEELKQRRASSKGSMTRIKNVVEGKNILSHTELECRLGIIESYYKQASYYQNQIERLSPLDDGRADIDELYITIKTKILDLIGSGRRHSVTEQSFSVPQHSSSRLPNLKLPKFDGKYLEYKNFINTFNNLVHKDPNIPVTEKFNHLLSCLSGEALSTIKAFQVTDENYQSALDRLKERYDNDTLIFLENVTSMFEISKSSKPVPKQLRNIVDTISALYSSLKSLGSYEQICDAFIIHLAMSKVDPETKQKWDEFIDYSKLPSWTDCCSMLDRRCQQLDAQCRRTSKQQNPSTSSNYSHNNQPSKQHSLLAKNMTQEIICNHCSKSGHFITTCQRFIVLTPNQRMEQAKQQKLCLNCLAKGHMYMQCPSRYSCRFCKQKHHSLLHKQEEQEETPTTSSASTHGTFRQNSDSQISNVILATALVLIRDSEGNFRMGRALLDSCSQVNFITESFSNSLNLRKSKNPIDILGIGASGVKVSYKTQSTVRSRLNNFELSLDFLISPKITGYHPDENLSITDFNLPNNIELADPKFHRRRGIDMLLGAESFFSLLSVGQIRLGENLPTLQKTLLGWIVSGKYTSNHLNRPSKTSYVVSEDIFSKINNNVEMLWKLESVEGKRQPFSLEQQECENHFIKNEDPMVLGDSRDIALRRFLSIERKLNKNSELKEQYSKFMKEYEELGHMSPIEEKSISSPNYYIPHHCVLRPQSVSTKLRVVFDASCKSSSQLSLNDIMMVGPTIQNQLLITLLRFRCHRYGLTADIEKMYRQVLVHPDDRHLQLILWRDHSTSPIKTYTLNTVTYGTASAPYLAIRRLHYAAEQFPNSHECGKAVVTKDFYVDDMITGADDLHTLQLIKKEVTEILTHSNFSLSKWHSNCPNLNLIDTGIKEVRIDDDYTSTLGISWYTSDDTFRFEFRPSKSYSHNTKRTILSLTSTLFDPMGLISPLIIKSKILLQKLWILKCDWDESVPQEIDSAWTNILADYHNLPQLKISRFIRLTNLIDLQVHGFGDSSTKAYGCCLYFRCIDSFGNVVTNLVASKSRVAPLKTRSLPRLELCASHLLAIFWNQLKDHFNFSISTINFWSDSQITLHWIRTHSSTLSTFVGNRVSEIQNLSNDIYWRYIPTDQNPADLVSRGCSVIELENSNWFYGPSFLRSSESEWPPFDGPNVSEEEMTIEKRKTILLAQEEDVPYIVQAVHKFSNYLKCLRIFSYIFRFQSKKLRNCLTISPDELNHSLHRIIWAIQRHYFSNEIKQINNSGTLHNHLSSLALFIQEVDGVELVRVGGRLLNSDLPEDMKFPFLLPKSDPFVKVMINQSNYHAGPRALVSLIQQQFWIINCRSLARQVVYSCIHCTKYKPKLLTQVMGNLPKDRVSGSRPFQVVGVDFAGPIATYLRIRGKTPYKSYIAVFVCFATKAVHLEAVSDLSSDAFIAALKRFIGRRGLPSKIYCDNATNFIGAESKLKEFHKQFHLEETKSKIESFSVSKHIQFIFIPPRAPHFGALWEAAVKSAKGHLFRTLPNARLTFEELSTALVEIEAVMNSRPISPASTDPSDLQALTPGHFLIGCPLLSLPERTNFDSDISHLQSWQRISAVKSHFWRRWHKEYLAQLQHRHKWQTPQQELNVNDMVIVHEDNVPPMKWITGRVTNIVPGADGYARVADVRTPTNLLRRPVAKLAKLPID is encoded by the exons atgccAAACGGTGAAGAAATAACACAGCCAAGCCCATCGCTTGAAGAATTAAAACAGCGTCGTGCCTCATCGAAAGGTAGTATGACCcgaatcaaaaatgttgtcgaaggaaaaaatatattgtctCATACTGAGTTAGAATGTCGATTAGGCATTATTGAGTCATACTACAAACAGGCTTCGTATTATCAGAACCAAATTGAAAGGCTGTCTCCTCTAGACGATGGTAGGGCTGATATAGATGAACTTTACATCACTATTAAgaccaaaattttagatctgaTTGGTAGTGGTAGACGGCATAGTGTTACTGAACAATCTTTTTCTGTCCCTCAACACTCATCAAGTCGTCTTCCTAACTTGAAACTTCCCAAGTTTGATGGAAAGTATTtagaatacaaaaattttataaatacttTCAACAATTTAGTCCATAAGGACCCAAATATTCCAGTGACGGAAAAATTCAACCATTTACTTTCGTGTCTCAGTGGTGAGGCCTTATCAACAATTAAAGCGTTTCAAGTCACAGATGAAAACTATCAGAGTGCCCTCGACAGACTCAAAGAGAGGTACGATAATGACACActgatatttttggaaaacgtaACATCAATGTTTGAAATTTCTAAATCAAGTAAACCTGTCCCAAAGCAATTAAGAAATATTGTAGACACTATATCAGCCCTTTATAGTTCACTGAAATCACTTGGCTCATATGAACAAATTTGTGACGCATTCATAATTCATTTGGCAATGAGCAAAGTTGACCCTGAAACAAAACAGAAATGGGATGAGTTTATTGATTACTCGAAATTACCTTCGTGGACTGATTGCTGCTCTATGTTGGACAGACGTTGTCAACAACTCGATGCACAGTGCCGAAGAACATCTAAACAACAAAACCCATCTACCTCAtcgaattattcacataataatCAACCATCGAAGCAACACTCATTGCTGGCGAAAAATATGACTCAAGAAATAATTTGCAATCATTGCTCAAAATCTGGTCATTTTATAACAACTTGTCAACGATTCATTGTTTTGACTCCAAATCAACGAATGGAGcaagcaaaacaacaaaaactttgTCTCAACTGTCTTGCAAAGGGACACATGTATATGCAGTGTCCATCTCGATATTCATGCagattttgtaaacaaaaacatcACTCGCTTTTACATAAGCAAGAGGAGCAAGAAGAAACTCCGACTACGTCATCTGCCTCAACTCACggtacatttcgacaaaattctgaCTCACAAATAAGTAATGTTATTTTAGCGACTGCTTTGGTTTTAATTCGAGATTCTGAGGGGAATTTTAGAATGGGGAGAGCACTTCTTGATTCTTGCTCTCAAGTAAATTTCATAACGGAATCTTTCTCAAATTCACTCAATTTAcggaaatcgaaaaatcctatagatattttgggaaTTGGTGCTTCTGGTGTAAAAGTTTCATACAAAACACAAAGTACTGTCCGATCTCGATTAAATAATTTCGAATTGTCCCTCGATTTCTTAATTTCCCCAAAGATAACTGGGTATCATCCTGATGAGAATTTATCGATAACGGATTTCAATCTACCCAACAACATTGAATTAGCTGACCCTAAATTCCATCGTAGGCGTGGTATCGATATGTTACTTGGTGCCGagtcatttttctcacttctttCTGTGGGACAAATTCGTCTTGGGGAAAATCTACCGACTTTACAGAAGACACTGTTAGGGTGGATTGTTTCCGGAAAATATACAAGTAATCATTTGAATCGACCTTCAAAAACAAGTTATGTTGTCTCAGaagatatattttcaaaaatcaataataatgtTGAAATGTTATGGAAATTAGAATCTGTTGAAGGCAAACGCCAACCATTTTCATTGGAACAACAGGAATGCGAAaatcatttcattaaaaat GAAGACCCAATGGTTCTTGGTGATTCAAGAGACATAGCTCTTCGTcgttttctttctattgaacgaaaattaaataaaaattctgaattGAAGGAACAGTACTCAAAGTTTATGAAAGAATATGAAGAGCTAGGACATATGTCTCCAATAGAAGAAAAATCGATTTCTTCTCCAAACTATTACATTCCCCATCATTGTGTTTTACGACCTCAAAGTGTCTCGACCAAACTTCGTGTGGTTTTTGACGCATCATGCAAATCCTCATCTCAATTGTCTCTTAACGATATCATGATGGTTGGTCCCACAATTCAAAATCAGTTACTAATAACTTTGCTGCGCTTCAGATGTCATAGGTATGGCCTTACAGccgatattgaaaaaatgtatcggCAGGTATTGGTCCATCCTGATGATAGACATTTGCAACTGATTTTATGGCGTGATCATTCTACCAGTCCGATTAAAACATATACCCTGAATACTGTCACATATGGAACTGCATCTGCCCCATATTTAGCAATACGAAGACTTCATTATGCCGCAGAACAATTTCCCAATTCTCACGAATGTGGCAAGGCTGTTGTCACAAAAGATTTCTATGTTGATGATATGATTACTGGTGCTGATGATTTGCATACATTGCAACTCATCAAAAAGGAGGTAACAGAAATATTGACTCATTCAAATTTCTCTCTCTCAAAATGGCATAGTAACTGTCCCAATTTAAACTTGATTGATACTGGTATAAAAGAGGTTCGAATTGACGATGATTATACTAGCACATTAGGAATATCGTGGTACACCTCAGATGATACTTTCCGCTTTGAATTTCGCCCATCAAAATCGTATTCGCATAATACGAAAAGAACAATTCTGTCTCTTACATCTACGCTTTTTGACCCAATGGGGTTAATCAGCCCTCtaatcattaaatcaaaaattttgctacagaaaCTTTGGATTTTAAAATGTGATTGGGATGAATCTGTGCCTCAAGAAATTGATAGTGCTTGGACTAATATTTTGGCTGATTACCATAATCTaccccaattaaaaatttctcgaTTCATTCGTTTAACCAATTTGATTGATCTTCAAGTACATGGATTTGGAGATTCCTCTACTAAAGCGTATGGTTGTTGTCTCTATTTCCGATGCATCGATTCATTCGGCAATGTTGTTACAAATCTGGTAGCTTCAAAATCTAGAGTTGCCCCACTAAAAACAAGATCTTTGCCCCGGTTAGAATTGTGCGCATCACATttacttgcaattttttggaatCAACTAAAagatcatttcaatttttcaatttcaacaataaatttttggtctGACTCGCAAATTACATTACATTGGATCAGAACTCATTCATCAACTTTATCAACTTTCGTCGGTAATAGAGTTTCTGAAAtccaaaatttatcaaatgatATATATTGGCGATATATACCTACAGACCAAAATCCTGCAGACTTAGTGTCACGAGGTTGCTCAGTTATCGAACTGGAGAATTCTAATTGGTTTTATGGCCCATCGTTTCTACGATCTTCCGAATCTGAATGGCCACCGTTTGATGGTCCGAATGTCAGCGAAGAAGAAATGACGAtagaaaaaaggaaaacaattttaCTCGCGCAAGAAGAAGATGTGCCATATATAGTTCAAGCGGTTCACAAATTTAGCAACTATTTGAAATGCCTCAGAATTTTCTCATATATTTTCCGATTTCAGTCGAAAAAACTTAGAAACTGCCTCACTATATCTCCTGATGAACTGAATCATTCACTTCACCGTATTATTTGGGCGATTCAACGTCACTATTTTTCGAATGAAATTAAGCAAATAAACAATTCTGGGACATTACACAACCATTTATCGTCTTTGGCTCTCTTCATACAAGAAGTTGATGGAGTCGAATTAGTTCGTGTTGGAGGTCGACTTCTAAATTCCGACTTACCTGAAGATATGAAGTTTCCATTCCTCCTGCCTAAATCTGACCCATTTGTTAAAGTTATGATAAACCAATCAAATTACCACGCTGGCCCTAGAGCTCTGGTGTCGttaatacaacaacaattctggaTCATCAATTGTCGCTCGTTAGCAAGACAAGTGGTTTATAGCTGTATACATTGCACTAAATATAAGCCAAAGCTTTTGACTCAGGTGATGGGAAATTTGCCAAAGGATCGTGTATCTGGCTCTCGCCCATTCCAGGTTGTTGGTGTTGACTTTGCTGGTCCGATTGCAACGTATCTCAGAATTAGAGGAAAAACGCCGTACAAATCGTATATAGCTGTTTTTGTCTGTTTTGCGACAAAAGCAGTCCACCTCGAAGCCGTTTCCGACCTTTCAAGTGATGCTTTCATAGCAGCTCTCAAGCGGTTTATTGGTCGAAGAGGTCTCCCATCCAAAATATATTGCGATAATGCTACAAACTTTATTGGCGCTGAGTCAAAATTAAAGGAATTCCACAAACAATTCCACTTAGAagaaacaaaatccaaaattgaATCATTTTCTGTCTCGAAACATATTCAATTTATATTTATCCCTCCAAGAGCACCACATTTTGGCGCGTTATGGGAGGCGGCGGTCAAATCGGCTAAGGGTCACTTGTTTCGCACTCTTCCAAATGCACGACTCACATTTGAAGAATTATCCACAGCCTTAGTGGAAATAGAGGCCGTTATGAATTCTCGCCCAATTTCTCCAGCTTCAACTGACCCGAGTGATCTTCAAGCCCTTACACCgggacattttttaattggttgcccTTTACTCAGTTTAccagaaagaacaaattttgactCAGATATCTCCCATTTGCAATCATGGCAAAGAATTTCTGCAGTAAAATCACATTTCTGGCGCAGGTGGCATAAAGAATATTTGGCTCAACTTCAACATCGTCATAAATGGCAAACCCCGCAGCAAGAGCTAAATGTCAATGATATGGTAATCGTCCATGAAGATAATGTCCCACCGATGAAATGGATCACTGGCCGTGTAACAAACATTGTCCCAGGTGCTGATGGTTATGCTAGAGTTGCTGATGTGCGAACTCCAACTAATCTACTCAGACGTCCAGtggcaaagttggcgaaattacCAATTGATTGA